In a genomic window of Vicia villosa cultivar HV-30 ecotype Madison, WI unplaced genomic scaffold, Vvil1.0 ctg.000926F_1_1, whole genome shotgun sequence:
- the LOC131632311 gene encoding uncharacterized protein LOC131632311, with protein MFGGGGECKVTSKCSFWWKDILKIISSYSLDPIVAYSRFSIHNGFNTPFWEAMWLEDFTLKEAFPELYKISRLKNVSVAAMEGWDDGEWKWGDFGVCDVGADDFILVEEAATLKGRVEGFRGWLEGKDSVVWGENLDSEFSVASCYNFYDKLRIPYGPSTRHDEAFGLLWKFEVPFKIMEFGWRLFHNRLLMKDLLVVRGISILLDDLKCIFKKGEVYEIGSSLACYYLNYLVMWNLKLPPKIKVFTWRLFIDRLPTRDNLLKRGVTSVVCPNCVMCGSSLESSSHLFFFCQEVKAVWNYVFTWLDIAEEITVDDFLRFEVIQEKALGGKRRIAINFVWIATLWCIWLMRNAMIFRGEIFSFEVVCTNIVFLSWRWLGCGYTKFKPNYYE; from the exons ATGTTCGGCGGGGGAGGGGAATGTAAAGTAACCTCAAAATGTTCGTTTTGGTGGAaggatattttaaagattatttcttcTTATTCTCTTGATCCTATTGTTGCTTATAGTAGGTTTTCCATTCATAATGGCTTTAATACCCCTTTTTGGGAGGCTATGTGGTTGGAAGATTTTACTTTGAAAGAGGCGTTCCCGGAATTATACAAGATCTCTCGTTTAAAGAATGTTTCGGTGGCGGCCATGGAAGGATGGGATGATGGAGAGTGGAAATGGGGAGATTTTGGTGTTTGCGACGTAGGTGCGGATGACTTTATTTTAGTGGAGGAAGCTGCGACTTTGAAAGGGCGGGTGGAGGGGTTTAGAGGTTGGTTGGAAGGGAAGGATTCTGTTGTTTGGGGTGAAAACTTGGATTCGGAGTTTTCGGTTGCTTCTTGttataatttttatgataaacTTCGTATTCCGTATGGTCCTTCTACTAGGCATGACGAagcatttgggttattgtggaaaTTTGAAGTTCCGTTCAAGATCATGGAATTTGGGTGGAGACTTTTTCACAATAGGCTATTGATGAAGGATTTGTTGGTGGTTCGAGGTATTTCTATTCTTTTGGATGATTTAAAGTGCATTTTT AAAAAAGGTGAAGTATATGAAATTGGGAGTAGTTTGGCTTGCTACTACTTGAATTATTTG GTAATGTGGAATCTTAAACTTCCTCCCAAGATTAAGGTCTTTACTTGGCGGCTTTTTATTGACCGGCTCCCTACTAGAGATAATTTGTTGAAAAGAGGTGTGACTAGTGTTGTGTGTCCGAATTGTGTGATGTGCGGCTCCTctcttgaatcttcttcccatttattctttttttgtcAAGAGGTGAAAGCGGTTTGGAACTATGTTTTCACGTGGCTTGATATAGCGGAGGAGATTACTGTGGATGATTTTCTTAGGTTCGAAGTCATCCAAGAAAAGGCGTTAGGTGGCAAGCGTAGAATTGCGATCAATTTTGTTTGGATAGCTACTCTTTGGTGTATTTGGCTTATGAGAAATGCCATGATTTTTAGGGGGGAGATTTTTAGTTTTGAGGTGGTGTGTACTAACATTGTGtttctttcttggagatggttaggTTGTGGATATACGAAGTTTAAACCAAACTACTACGAATGa